A DNA window from Trichosurus vulpecula isolate mTriVul1 chromosome 2, mTriVul1.pri, whole genome shotgun sequence contains the following coding sequences:
- the LOC118835853 gene encoding zinc finger protein 846-like, whose product MAPGTQKHPSQELVTFKDVVVDFTEEEWCLLDRSQKALYKEVMLENIQNLLFLGGAGDWMSWPWASNKAQKDGCQMVQMEIHLPDPEFPALS is encoded by the exons atggcccctgggaCCCAGAAACATCCATCCCAG gagttggtgacattcaaggatgtggtTGTGGACTTCACTGAGGAGGAGTGGTGCCTCTTGGACCGGTCTCAGAAAGCGCTGTACAAGGAGGTCATGCTAGAGAATATCCAGAATCTACTGTTCCTTG GTGGAGCTGGGGATTGGATGTCATGGCCCTGGGCATCAAACAAGGCACAGAAGGATGGATGCCAAATGGTTCAGATGGAGATTCACTTACCAGATCCAGAATTCCCTGCCCTTTCATAG